A window of the Nibribacter ruber genome harbors these coding sequences:
- a CDS encoding helix-turn-helix domain-containing protein → METLNLFNSSFIYSLIEALSQKIASKIEAFLNNFIAREMEPKDFMRPDEVCAWLGMTIPTLNNVVKKGTIKKYQLEGSKGIYYHVPEIKKAILSNPIS, encoded by the coding sequence ATGGAAACATTAAACTTATTCAACTCTTCTTTCATTTACTCTCTTATTGAAGCACTATCACAGAAAATAGCATCTAAAATAGAAGCCTTTTTAAATAATTTTATTGCACGAGAAATGGAGCCAAAGGATTTCATGCGCCCTGACGAAGTATGTGCGTGGCTCGGCATGACTATCCCTACATTAAACAATGTCGTAAAGAAGGGCACTATAAAAAAGTACCAACTAGAAGGAAGTAAGGGAATTTACTATCATGTACCCGAAATAAAAAAAGCAATTTTAAGCAATCCCATAAGTTAA